A DNA window from Chelativorans sp. AA-79 contains the following coding sequences:
- the pgeF gene encoding peptidoglycan editing factor PgeF, which produces MLDKTKPEPLRSPLLDGANGVRHGFFTRSGGVSEGIFGSLNVGLGSSDSPDAVRENRRRVAAWMGAPAEHLVTVHQCHSAAVVVVDEAFPVNSRPNADAMVTRQPGLALGVLAADCGPVLFADGEARVVGAAHTGWKGALTGVLENTIAAMERLGASRERITAVLGPSISQENYEVGPEYIERFTSADAENARYFRLSGKPGHALFDLKLYTLDRLARAGVKAGTLGRCTYAEEDNFFSYRRTTHRGEPDYGRQISAICLEEF; this is translated from the coding sequence ATGCTGGACAAGACAAAGCCGGAGCCTCTCCGGTCGCCCCTCCTCGACGGCGCAAACGGCGTGAGGCACGGCTTCTTCACCCGCTCGGGCGGCGTCTCGGAAGGCATCTTCGGCAGCCTCAATGTCGGGCTCGGTTCGAGCGATTCTCCCGACGCGGTGCGCGAGAACAGGCGTCGGGTGGCGGCATGGATGGGGGCGCCGGCGGAGCATCTGGTCACGGTCCACCAATGCCATTCAGCCGCCGTCGTGGTGGTGGACGAGGCCTTTCCCGTGAATTCCCGCCCCAATGCCGACGCGATGGTGACGCGGCAGCCGGGGCTGGCGCTCGGCGTGCTTGCGGCCGATTGCGGCCCGGTCCTCTTCGCGGACGGCGAGGCCCGTGTGGTCGGCGCCGCACACACCGGCTGGAAGGGAGCGCTGACGGGTGTGCTGGAGAACACGATCGCCGCCATGGAGCGGCTCGGCGCCAGCCGCGAGCGGATCACGGCGGTGCTCGGACCGTCGATCAGCCAGGAGAATTATGAAGTCGGCCCGGAATATATCGAGCGCTTCACCAGCGCCGACGCGGAAAACGCCCGCTATTTCCGGCTGTCCGGCAAGCCCGGACACGCGCTCTTCGACCTCAAACTCTACACTCTGGACCGGCTGGCCCGGGCCGGGGTAAAGGCAGGGACCCTCGGCCGCTGCACCTACGCGGAGGAGGACAATTTCTTCTCCTACCGCCGCACCACTCATCGCGGCGAACCGGATTACGGACGCCAGATCTCGGCGATTTGCCTGGAGGAATTCTGA